The DNA segment TGGAAGCTTGCAGAGCTGAAACGACGCGCAAAAAGAGCCGGAGCCCATAATATTGAAACCCGTCTGATTACAGATAATAAAGTAATTAAAAGACTTCACGACAAAGCTGACCGTTTATTGATTGATGCACCTTGTTCAGGACTTGGTGTTTTAAAAAGAAATCCGGACAGCAAATGGAAAATCGATCAGGATTTTATAGACCGCATCAAAAAAGAACAGCAGCAGATTATTCAGGATTATTCTAAAATGCTGAAAAAAGGAGGAAAAATGGTGTATGCAACATGTTCTATTTTACCTTCCGAAAATAATGAGCAGGTAAAAGAGTTCCTGAAACATAATCCGAATTTCAAAATGATCAAGGATGAAAAGGTAATGCCCAGCGAAGGCTACGACGGCTTTTACATGGCTCTGATCGAAAGAGTTTCTTAGGATTAATAACATACAAAATATAACTACTCTGAAATCAGGGTAGTTTTTTTATTTGAGCACATCCGCAACAGATATAAAATTTATCTTTGTAAAAACGATCAATCCAATATGTTTCAAAAAATTTCACTCAGTTTTTTCATTGTATTATCATTACTATCTTTTTCACAAACCTATGAGGTCCAGTACATCAATTCATATAATGGAAAAGTAATTCCCAATCAGTCTGCCACGCTGGTTTGGGCCAACGAAAAGGAAAATTTTATTCTGAATACCAAAATCAGAGAACAAAAAGCGGAATTCCCGTTTGAAATCACCAAAATTGAAAAACCTTCCAATACCGTAATTTCCTATGCATTTTTAAAACCGGACGAAATTATTTCTACATCCGATGCAGAATCTGTAAATAAACAAAACTTTGAATTCACGAATGAAACAAAGAAAATTTTAGGCTACAATTGCAAAAAAGCAGTAACCAAAATTAATTCCAATACCATCGAAATCTGGTATACCACTGATCTTAAGATTAACGGTGGCCCCTCTGTACTGGGACAAAGTTTAGGTTTTGTGCTGGAAATTGAAAGAAATAAAAATTCACTTTTATCCGCCAGTTCGATTAAAAAAATCAAGAAAACGGATATTGATAAAATTCTCAGCAGCCAGGTTACTTCCACGGATCAGCTGGGCTACAAGGACATGCTCTGGAAAAGCAGGTTTACCACATTAAAAGTTTTTGAAAACGAAACGATCAACTTTTCCGGAGATTCGAAATCCGATGGTGAGGTTAAAAGATTTGCCAACGGAACTATTATCCTTAAAAAAATTAAATTCCCGAAAATAAAGGAAGGCGACAATATCTTCGTTGAGCTAAAACAGCAGTCCAACGGGGATGCCTACGACAGAACGGGGACCGTATTTTTTATTCCGCAGGATAAAAAAGAATCTTTTCTGGACGGATTGGAAAACGGTGTAAAAACTCTTCCGGCGTACGACAACGGAAACGGAAAGCAGTATTTCGGCGTTACCGCAACAGAAAATTATAATCCGGCGGTGGAAATGATGCGTTTCTTTACCGCTTTCGGGATTAATAAATTCAATAATCTTCAGATTAAAGATAAAACCTGGCAGACAACCAGTCCATACCGACAGGACATTACTGAACTGAAACCTGCTTTAAATGACAAAGAATTGTGGAT comes from the Chryseobacterium nepalense genome and includes:
- a CDS encoding GLPGLI family protein, which produces MFQKISLSFFIVLSLLSFSQTYEVQYINSYNGKVIPNQSATLVWANEKENFILNTKIREQKAEFPFEITKIEKPSNTVISYAFLKPDEIISTSDAESVNKQNFEFTNETKKILGYNCKKAVTKINSNTIEIWYTTDLKINGGPSVLGQSLGFVLEIERNKNSLLSASSIKKIKKTDIDKILSSQVTSTDQLGYKDMLWKSRFTTLKVFENETINFSGDSKSDGEVKRFANGTIILKKIKFPKIKEGDNIFVELKQQSNGDAYDRTGTVFFIPQDKKESFLDGLENGVKTLPAYDNGNGKQYFGVTATENYNPAVEMMRFFTAFGINKFNNLQIKDKTWQTTSPYRQDITELKPALNDKELWIGTFIGNYDKGGHKISLEITIHKSDQTIHKNNTVIPLFNTLNIMEMAGQDYSTMFSQDKGLMVEFTLTKDLKNAQLRYITTGHGGWENGDEFVPKTNTVLLDGNKVFSFIPWRSDCGSYRLYNPASGNFGDGLSSSDLSRSNWCPGTITNPDFISLGDLKAGKHTIQVKIPQGPTEGNSFSSWNVSGVLLGNE